CTATGGCAAATATTTAAGAGGCCAGCAGGAACAAAGAGCATTGAATAAAAGAGGTTTTGAGCTGATTAACGGTAATCTGGGAGAAGCATTCGGTAAACTGTATGTAGAGAAATACTTCCCTGCAGAAGCTAAAGCCCAAATGGTAGAACTTATCGATTACTTAAAGAAAAGCTTTGTAGTTCACATCAACAACTTAGCCTGGATGTCATCAACAACCAAGGAAAAAGCCCTTAAGAAGCTGAACAAATTTACCGTGAAAGTTGCTTATCCAGATAAATGGAAAGACTATTCAAAATTAGAAATCATTCCTGAATCAAAAGGAGGTACTCTATATAAAAACCTTCAGAGCATCAGCAAATGGCAGTATAACAGAGAGCTGGCTAAAGTAGGAAAACCTGTAGATAAAACAGAATGGGGAATGACTCCGCAAACTGTAAATGCTTACTACAACCCGGTATACAACGAGATCGTATTCCCTGCCGCTATCCTTCAGCCGCCATTCTTCAACCCTAAAGCAGATGCAGCTGTGAATTTTGGTGGAATCGGTGCAGTAATCGGACACGAAATGAGCCACGGATTTGATGATTCAGGCGCTCAGTTTGATGCAGACGGTAACCTTGTTGACTGGTGGACCCCTGAAGATAAGGCAAACTTTGAAAAAGCAACAAAAGCTCTTGCTGCTCAATACGACAAATATGAGCCTGTAAAAGGAACTTTTGTAAACGGTACTTTCACCAACGGTGAAAATATTGCAGACTTAGGTGGGGTAAACATCGCTTACGACGCCCTTCAGATGTATCTGAAAGATAAAGGAACCCCGGGAAAAATCAGTGGATTCACTCAGGATCAGAGATTCTTCCTGAGCTGGGCTACTGTATGGAGAACATTATCCAGCGAGAAATACCTGATTAATCAGGTGAAAACTGACCCACACTCTCCGGGATATTTCAGAAGCTTTGGTCCGCTAATTAATGTTGATGCTTTCTACAAAGCATTCGATGTGAAAAAAGGAGATAAATTATATAAAACTCCGGAAGAC
This region of Chryseobacterium vaccae genomic DNA includes:
- a CDS encoding M13 family metallopeptidase — protein: MKKLTLSLFLLAGVCSQTTLNAQAKAVKTAANSTDKGLDISLMDTSVRPQDDFYNYVSGTWMKTAKIPSDKPTWGSFNKLGEDTDNNSMTILNSLLKDKFAEGSEGKKIQDLYASYMNMQKRNADGIKPIQEYLSKIDAVKNMSDLQNYLASATKEGENLFYGWGVYADLKDSNMNAVYLGEASLGLGRDYYQKVNEKNTEAIAEYQKYVASMLKELGYKNADATAKGIVDYEKSIAKTYLTNEQSRDNTLQYNPQTMAELSTLVKGVDLPSYLKKVGVNTDRVIIGELGYYKNFDKLVNAQNLQVIKDYLKFHMISGNASYLSEKLGDMKFAFYGKYLRGQQEQRALNKRGFELINGNLGEAFGKLYVEKYFPAEAKAQMVELIDYLKKSFVVHINNLAWMSSTTKEKALKKLNKFTVKVAYPDKWKDYSKLEIIPESKGGTLYKNLQSISKWQYNRELAKVGKPVDKTEWGMTPQTVNAYYNPVYNEIVFPAAILQPPFFNPKADAAVNFGGIGAVIGHEMSHGFDDSGAQFDADGNLVDWWTPEDKANFEKATKALAAQYDKYEPVKGTFVNGTFTNGENIADLGGVNIAYDALQMYLKDKGTPGKISGFTQDQRFFLSWATVWRTLSSEKYLINQVKTDPHSPGYFRSFGPLINVDAFYKAFDVKKGDKLYKTPEDRIKIW